A genomic stretch from Desulfurococcaceae archaeon MEX13E-LK6-19 includes:
- a CDS encoding cobaltochelatase subunit CobN, whose amino-acid sequence MMAPRREKADKVIEVLKYAVQVARLIRECRRETTSLIDGLAGSYIEPGASGALTRGKIEVLPTGRNFYLIDPRTLPTKAAWIVGRDSAEKLLRHYLEKHGRYPESVGEVLWSIDAYKADGEQLAQILYLIGVEPVWDGNGVVRDLRVIPLEELGRPRIDVVVRISGIVRDTLPNYIELIDKAVAKVIALDEPLDKNYVKKHYLENMKKLVELGVEPRRAEKMARYRVYGAPPGAYGAGVNLAVEASAWKTDMDLAKIWIQWSGYAYGIDSYGEPAHEALVLSLERVDVVNRNHVSDEHDIFGCCCYFAYHGGFYNAVKALTKRSDIEIVTVDTRDISSVEVRDMDLEIERITRAKLLNREWINEMKKHGYRGANEFQRKILHLYGWASTTRMVPDWVFQEIAETYVLDEEMKKWFMEHNVWALEEITRRLIEAALRGLWKPSRELLDKLRKTHTEIEGFLEEDITTPGEVQGGYIDVVMPDQVSSWSKSIERIETIIKRFKEITGK is encoded by the coding sequence GTGATGGCTCCCCGTAGAGAGAAGGCAGACAAGGTTATTGAAGTGCTCAAGTACGCTGTCCAGGTAGCAAGACTCATTAGGGAATGTAGACGGGAGACAACGAGTTTGATCGATGGATTAGCGGGATCTTATATAGAACCCGGTGCCTCTGGCGCGCTTACACGCGGTAAAATAGAGGTTCTTCCCACAGGGAGAAACTTCTATCTCATAGACCCACGTACACTCCCTACAAAAGCTGCATGGATTGTTGGCAGGGACTCTGCCGAGAAGCTCTTGAGACATTATCTAGAGAAGCATGGTAGGTATCCTGAGAGTGTCGGCGAGGTACTATGGAGTATTGATGCCTACAAGGCTGATGGCGAACAATTAGCGCAGATACTATACCTCATAGGTGTTGAGCCCGTCTGGGATGGTAATGGTGTTGTCAGGGATCTCAGGGTTATACCATTGGAGGAGCTTGGGAGACCACGCATAGATGTTGTCGTCAGGATAAGTGGTATTGTCCGTGATACATTACCGAACTACATAGAGCTTATAGACAAAGCGGTGGCCAAAGTTATCGCTCTGGATGAACCTCTTGACAAGAACTATGTTAAGAAACATTATCTTGAGAACATGAAGAAGCTTGTTGAACTAGGTGTTGAGCCTAGGAGAGCCGAGAAAATGGCTCGTTACCGTGTCTATGGTGCTCCACCGGGCGCTTATGGTGCTGGTGTTAACCTTGCTGTTGAGGCATCTGCCTGGAAGACTGATATGGATCTCGCTAAAATATGGATACAGTGGAGCGGCTACGCCTACGGTATCGACTCCTATGGAGAACCGGCTCATGAAGCGCTTGTACTCAGTCTAGAACGTGTTGATGTTGTTAACAGGAATCACGTGAGCGATGAACATGACATATTTGGTTGTTGCTGCTACTTCGCTTACCATGGAGGATTCTACAATGCAGTCAAGGCTTTGACCAAGAGGAGCGATATCGAGATAGTTACTGTTGACACACGTGATATCTCCAGTGTTGAAGTAAGAGACATGGATCTCGAGATCGAGAGGATTACTAGAGCAAAGCTACTCAATAGAGAATGGATAAACGAGATGAAGAAACACGGGTACCGTGGCGCCAACGAGTTCCAGAGAAAGATACTACACCTCTACGGATGGGCTTCCACAACAAGAATGGTTCCCGACTGGGTTTTCCAGGAGATAGCCGAGACCTATGTACTTGATGAAGAGATGAAGAAGTGGTTTATGGAGCACAACGTCTGGGCGCTTGAGGAGATCACTAGGAGGCTTATCGAGGCAGCTTTGAGAGGGTTATGGAAGCCTAGTAGGGAACTACTAGACAAGCTTAGGAAAACACATACAGAGATCGAAGGCTTCCTAGAGGAAGACATAACCACTCCCGGTGAAGTACAAGGAGGCTATATAGACGTAGTCATGCCAGACCAAGTAAGCTCGTGGAGTAAATCGATCGAGAGAATAGAGACTATTATAAAGAGGTTTAAGGAAATTACTGGGAAATAA
- a CDS encoding VWA domain-containing protein gives MNTSEVERRLVFPFTAIVGMEKAKLALLAVAVNPLIGGVLLRGDKGTGKTTLVRALANVLPEIEVVANCPFNCNPRNPMEMCDNCYKKWLNGEELPVVKKKMTVIDLPLSITPDRLIGTIDFEKALREGIRALKPGILAEANRNILYIDEVNLLDDYIADLILDAAAYGWNIIEREHISFKHPARFILVGSMNPEEGELRPQLLDRFGLVVNIEAPQDPETRAEIVRRVEEFSRDPVSFYKKYAGKERELTSKIARARELLQHVEIDDDLLKMLAKTLVEMKVRTCRAEIVVVRTAKAIAALDGRTRVSLEDIEKAMELALPHRLSLKPLQNTYMDKKPRLLDIKTNTEGKHGKTRDDVAGKEKNKSINQRLEQAPRDGNGDKTSSPGESSIVIPPDRNNEYRVSLGETSLWKKDRGDLNNVIGSRYKYTTIINKPLGIPISYLYPYPNPRDIDIVGTITNVLSNGIKYINEVPVDILNDLIAVRVRRNRLPVLTMIILDTSGSMNVSKRIAVAKAIAQKIIEDTYTKRTWLSLITFRSYGVDKFIPPTKNYTMVYNEIARTPTGGRTPLPAALQKIVHVAKTFKTKHKNAYIKAILITDGKANKPLVDNVEKEIKELSSIIRMEGIDMDIYDTRGNTLDPGVSYVEMIADITRGRLYRI, from the coding sequence ATGAATACAAGCGAGGTTGAGCGCAGGTTAGTGTTCCCATTCACAGCTATTGTAGGCATGGAGAAAGCCAAGCTAGCACTGCTTGCCGTGGCTGTGAACCCGTTGATTGGAGGAGTACTGCTTAGAGGAGACAAGGGCACCGGTAAAACAACGCTTGTTCGTGCGCTAGCCAACGTATTGCCGGAGATCGAGGTTGTAGCTAACTGCCCATTTAACTGTAATCCCAGGAATCCTATGGAGATGTGTGATAATTGTTACAAGAAATGGTTGAATGGTGAAGAGCTCCCTGTTGTAAAAAAGAAAATGACTGTCATAGACCTTCCGCTTAGTATTACTCCTGATAGACTTATTGGTACTATTGATTTTGAGAAAGCATTACGTGAAGGCATAAGGGCTCTTAAACCTGGTATACTAGCTGAAGCCAATAGGAATATTCTCTACATAGATGAAGTGAATCTCCTGGACGACTACATAGCTGACCTTATACTCGATGCCGCTGCCTATGGCTGGAATATTATTGAGAGAGAACACATCTCCTTCAAGCACCCAGCTAGATTCATACTTGTAGGAAGCATGAATCCCGAGGAAGGAGAGCTTAGACCACAGCTCCTCGATAGATTCGGGCTCGTAGTAAATATCGAGGCCCCACAGGATCCCGAGACACGTGCTGAGATCGTTAGGAGGGTTGAAGAGTTCTCCAGAGACCCCGTTTCATTCTACAAGAAGTATGCTGGGAAAGAAAGAGAGCTTACTTCAAAGATTGCTAGAGCACGTGAGCTGCTTCAACATGTAGAAATAGATGATGATCTCTTGAAAATGCTGGCTAAGACACTTGTCGAGATGAAGGTGAGGACCTGTAGAGCGGAGATAGTCGTTGTCAGGACAGCGAAGGCCATAGCAGCACTCGATGGCAGGACAAGGGTCTCACTCGAAGATATTGAGAAAGCAATGGAGCTAGCGTTACCACATAGGCTATCTCTTAAGCCTCTTCAAAACACCTACATGGATAAAAAGCCAAGGCTCCTCGATATAAAAACAAATACGGAGGGAAAACACGGTAAAACAAGAGATGATGTTGCAGGAAAAGAGAAAAACAAGTCTATCAATCAAAGACTAGAACAAGCTCCGAGAGATGGTAATGGGGATAAAACAAGTTCTCCCGGTGAGTCATCAATAGTTATACCACCTGATAGAAACAACGAGTATAGAGTATCCCTTGGAGAAACAAGTCTATGGAAAAAAGATCGCGGAGATCTAAACAATGTAATTGGGTCGAGATACAAGTATACAACTATTATAAACAAGCCTCTTGGCATACCAATATCGTATCTCTACCCTTACCCGAATCCTAGAGACATAGATATTGTTGGTACTATAACTAACGTCCTATCCAACGGTATCAAGTATATAAACGAAGTTCCCGTCGATATACTGAATGATCTTATAGCTGTTCGTGTCAGAAGGAACCGGCTACCTGTTTTGACTATGATTATTCTCGACACAAGCGGCAGCATGAATGTGTCCAAAAGAATAGCTGTGGCTAAAGCTATTGCCCAAAAAATTATTGAAGACACGTACACAAAGAGGACATGGCTCTCCCTAATAACGTTCAGGAGTTATGGAGTAGACAAGTTCATACCGCCAACGAAGAACTATACAATGGTTTACAACGAGATAGCCAGAACGCCCACAGGCGGAAGAACACCATTGCCGGCGGCACTACAGAAAATAGTTCATGTAGCAAAGACTTTCAAGACAAAACATAAGAACGCGTATATCAAGGCAATACTGATCACTGATGGCAAGGCGAATAAGCCCCTGGTAGATAATGTAGAGAAAGAAATCAAGGAGCTATCCAGTATCATTAGAATGGAGGGCATCGACATGGATATTTATGATACACGTGGAAACACTCTAGACCCTGGAGTCTCATATGTTGAGATGATAGCTGATATTACAAGAGGAAGGCTTTACAGGATCTAG
- a CDS encoding rubrerythrin family protein yields MAASRPMTVDALISAFGGESMAHMRYLVFAEIAEKEGFPNVARLFRAIAFSEQVHARNHYDKLRNLDTDAKVVAGAPFGPGNTSKNLAMAIRGEEFEVNEMYPVYIKIAEFQGEKQAEISFKWALEAEKIHAELFKKAKEHVDKGEDIPLDGHIWVCPICGHTYIGKEPPERCPICGSPGEKYVKF; encoded by the coding sequence ATGGCAGCTTCTAGACCCATGACTGTGGATGCGTTAATCTCTGCTTTTGGAGGAGAATCAATGGCTCATATGAGGTATCTTGTTTTCGCCGAAATAGCTGAGAAAGAAGGATTCCCTAATGTAGCACGTTTATTTAGAGCAATAGCGTTCTCAGAACAAGTCCATGCAAGAAACCATTATGACAAGCTTAGGAACCTAGATACTGATGCTAAAGTAGTGGCAGGAGCACCATTTGGGCCAGGGAATACTTCAAAGAATCTAGCTATGGCTATTCGTGGCGAGGAATTTGAGGTAAATGAAATGTATCCAGTATACATAAAAATAGCTGAGTTCCAGGGAGAAAAACAAGCTGAAATAAGCTTCAAATGGGCTCTTGAAGCAGAGAAAATACATGCCGAGCTATTCAAGAAAGCTAAAGAGCATGTTGATAAGGGAGAGGATATACCTCTTGACGGGCACATATGGGTGTGTCCTATTTGTGGACATACTTATATAGGTAAAGAGCCACCAGAAAGATGCCCTATTTGTGGATCTCCAGGAGAGAAATACGTTAAATTCTAG
- a CDS encoding sulfite oxidase-like oxidoreductase, which translates to MCYEPLSAPQSLKQKGVEWIISCCPNNITYRSLHDLNRVIEYLMNILSRKTGINFKSYEFTENEPIGSDYIIYKYRLHLQDTRTGYCSCRIVTYLQKVILIVCTLSGIKILNTMSPPLSPSLGSYSKTSINETGMKNHIPAGQKIIPNFIIYRILGQPHIHIDDWSLKITGLVSRELDLTYNDILKMPMKKITTDFHCVTGWSVRNIEWEGVPLHYLAEKAGVSEKARWVFIKCLDGYTTIVPIEDFMDENAILALKMNKKPLTPEQGFPARILIPHLYGWKSAKWVSVIEFTKEYRDGFWEALGYHERGYVWLDERFKKC; encoded by the coding sequence ATCTGTTATGAGCCGTTATCAGCTCCTCAATCACTTAAACAAAAAGGTGTGGAATGGATAATATCCTGCTGTCCAAACAATATTACCTATAGATCGCTCCATGACCTAAATCGTGTTATCGAATACCTGATGAATATTTTGTCCAGAAAAACTGGTATCAACTTCAAGTCCTATGAATTTACAGAGAATGAACCAATAGGGAGTGACTACATCATATACAAGTATCGTTTACACTTACAAGACACTAGAACAGGATATTGTAGTTGCCGTATAGTTACTTATCTACAAAAAGTTATTCTCATAGTTTGTACGTTAAGTGGAATAAAAATACTAAACACAATGTCTCCCCCTCTTTCTCCTAGTCTAGGAAGCTACAGTAAAACATCCATTAATGAGACAGGTATGAAAAACCATATACCTGCTGGTCAGAAGATTATTCCAAACTTCATAATATACCGTATTCTTGGACAGCCACATATACATATTGATGACTGGAGTCTCAAAATAACAGGTCTAGTTAGCAGAGAACTCGACCTAACTTATAACGATATACTAAAAATGCCGATGAAGAAAATAACCACTGACTTCCATTGCGTCACAGGATGGTCTGTAAGAAATATCGAATGGGAGGGTGTTCCATTACATTACTTAGCCGAGAAAGCCGGCGTCTCCGAGAAAGCCAGATGGGTATTTATCAAGTGTCTTGATGGCTACACAACTATTGTACCCATAGAGGATTTCATGGATGAAAACGCTATACTGGCCTTGAAAATGAACAAAAAACCTTTAACGCCTGAACAAGGATTCCCGGCGAGGATACTAATACCTCATCTTTATGGGTGGAAGAGTGCCAAGTGGGTTTCTGTAATAGAGTTCACTAAGGAGTATAGAGATGGTTTCTGGGAAGCTCTAGGTTATCACGAAAGAGGATATGTATGGCTTGATGAAAGATTTAAAAAATGTTGA
- a CDS encoding AAA family ATPase, which produces MSSISRSPLGIDSFDAIIEGGFPRGSLVLVAGHPGAGKTIFAATYLFNGAVKYGEKGLYISFVEDKKSFTMYMKKLGLDFSELEEKGLFYFMSIPHADIETNMESVVARIMKVIKDNDIKRVVLDSITAILQTLDSPSTIRAFLRNTLIYGTRVLDDVTTLVIADLPYGIEVIGYGVEEFVVDGVLVLKAEYTKGTYFRWIEIRKMRGTAVRSTVIPYTIGEKGFAPIVYSAKIPRRQERTKKGLKPLTRNLSKIFSLIPPGSITLITGSHGSGKSVLALEYALNAVLQGEKALYISYNEYIDSLNEKINYLLKRVCEPGREPNLDLLTMKYIDPFTSEISKTMKKIQELIMDLDPGLIVFDGVEVYSGLIPHHIYRFINRDLSAYIKDTNKILVQTLLANLESCCATEYQVFQELGNISDTIINLKHDPKEPSNRILTVIKSRSGYTKQLRERLTL; this is translated from the coding sequence ATGAGCTCTATATCGAGATCGCCTCTAGGAATAGATTCTTTTGACGCAATAATAGAAGGGGGGTTTCCTCGGGGTAGTTTAGTGCTCGTTGCTGGTCATCCTGGCGCTGGTAAAACGATATTTGCTGCCACTTATCTATTTAATGGCGCTGTGAAATATGGTGAGAAAGGACTGTACATAAGTTTTGTAGAAGATAAAAAGAGTTTCACTATGTATATGAAAAAGCTGGGTCTTGATTTTAGTGAGCTTGAGGAGAAGGGGCTATTCTACTTTATGAGCATACCTCATGCTGATATCGAGACAAACATGGAGTCTGTTGTAGCGAGGATCATGAAGGTCATAAAGGATAATGATATTAAGCGCGTTGTCTTGGACAGTATTACAGCGATTCTTCAGACACTAGATAGCCCTTCTACCATCAGGGCTTTCCTGAGAAACACGCTGATATATGGAACTAGGGTGCTTGACGATGTTACAACTCTTGTCATCGCAGATCTACCATACGGTATAGAGGTTATAGGTTATGGTGTTGAGGAGTTTGTTGTTGATGGAGTACTTGTACTGAAAGCAGAGTACACTAAAGGAACGTATTTCCGATGGATTGAAATAAGGAAAATGCGTGGAACAGCTGTTCGTTCAACAGTCATACCATACACCATAGGGGAAAAAGGTTTTGCACCAATAGTGTACTCTGCCAAAATCCCGAGGAGACAAGAAAGAACTAAAAAAGGATTAAAACCTTTGACTAGAAACTTAAGCAAAATATTCTCACTAATACCGCCAGGATCAATAACACTAATAACAGGATCCCATGGATCAGGGAAAAGTGTGCTCGCCTTAGAGTACGCCTTGAATGCTGTCTTGCAGGGAGAAAAAGCTCTCTACATAAGTTATAATGAATACATTGATTCTCTCAACGAGAAAATAAATTATCTATTAAAACGTGTTTGCGAACCCGGGAGAGAACCTAACTTAGATTTATTGACAATGAAGTACATTGATCCTTTCACGTCAGAAATATCAAAGACGATGAAGAAAATACAGGAGCTTATTATGGACCTTGATCCTGGTTTGATAGTTTTTGATGGAGTAGAGGTATACTCAGGGCTTATACCACATCACATCTACAGGTTTATAAATAGAGACCTTTCAGCATATATTAAAGATACCAACAAGATATTAGTGCAAACCCTACTAGCAAACCTAGAATCATGCTGTGCCACGGAGTACCAAGTATTTCAAGAACTAGGCAATATATCTGATACAATAATAAACCTAAAACATGATCCAAAGGAACCCAGTAATAGAATATTAACAGTAATAAAAAGCAGGAGTGGGTATACAAAACAACTAAGAGAGAGGTTAACTTTGTGA
- a CDS encoding FAD-dependent oxidoreductase translates to MKFLQCKLEDVPPKKHGRVAIIGSGPAGLGAAGYLICKGYEVHVYDMLPEPGGLLIFGAPEHHIPKEPVRKGVKELVDAGVVFHTSTKVICCREHEVRNHFDKILKKIIKSRKCLEDLVEEYDAVLIATGAWRSRRLGIPGEDLKGVYYALEWLVDFNLARLGYKKMKKVPRVKGRVLVIGGGLTAVDAVETPLRYLRDEVKEVYLSYRRTRYEAPMGKNRFEKLIKEYGIKSLELTVPIKFNGLLHVKEAVLQHVMLVPVGDGKTKPVPIPGTEFKLKVDTVLIAVGEKPSPPFRRECLGVKLNDDGTINVDEKYRTTKYKVFAAGDVKHGPSLIGPALKSGIEAAKCIEEFLTTKEWRRKDCSS, encoded by the coding sequence TTGAAGTTCCTTCAATGTAAGTTAGAGGATGTGCCTCCCAAGAAACATGGAAGAGTAGCTATAATAGGTTCTGGGCCCGCTGGCCTTGGAGCAGCTGGATACCTTATATGTAAGGGATATGAAGTTCATGTCTATGATATGCTTCCTGAGCCCGGTGGATTGCTTATTTTTGGTGCACCTGAGCATCATATACCAAAAGAGCCTGTTAGAAAAGGAGTAAAGGAGCTTGTTGACGCTGGTGTCGTATTCCATACTTCTACAAAAGTCATCTGTTGTAGAGAACATGAAGTAAGGAATCATTTTGATAAGATTCTGAAGAAGATAATTAAGTCAAGAAAGTGTCTTGAGGATCTTGTTGAGGAATACGATGCTGTTTTAATAGCTACTGGTGCATGGCGTTCACGTAGACTGGGTATACCCGGTGAGGATCTGAAAGGAGTATACTATGCTCTAGAGTGGCTTGTTGATTTCAATCTAGCTAGACTAGGGTATAAGAAGATGAAGAAAGTACCACGTGTGAAAGGAAGAGTACTTGTTATAGGTGGAGGGCTCACGGCTGTAGACGCCGTGGAAACGCCTTTGAGGTACCTTAGGGATGAAGTAAAGGAGGTTTACTTGTCTTACCGTAGAACACGATATGAAGCACCTATGGGGAAGAACAGGTTTGAGAAACTAATCAAGGAATACGGTATAAAATCACTGGAATTAACAGTACCTATAAAGTTCAACGGGTTGCTCCATGTGAAAGAAGCTGTCCTACAGCATGTAATGCTTGTTCCTGTAGGCGATGGGAAAACAAAACCAGTACCAATACCAGGTACAGAGTTCAAGCTAAAAGTTGATACCGTTTTGATAGCAGTGGGAGAAAAACCATCGCCACCCTTTAGGAGAGAGTGTCTTGGAGTAAAACTGAATGATGATGGCACAATAAATGTTGATGAAAAATATCGTACTACAAAATACAAGGTATTTGCTGCAGGCGACGTAAAACACGGTCCATCACTCATAGGGCCTGCTTTGAAAAGCGGTATTGAAGCCGCCAAGTGTATAGAAGAATTCTTGACAACAAAAGAATGGAGAAGAAAAGATTGTTCTAGCTAA
- a CDS encoding M20/M25/M40 family metallo-hydrolase, with protein sequence MDIVDLLRELVEIKTVNDPIKGVKPGKEAAKYIHDTLVDWGLEPEIIESSGYYSVFGSIGDGRPLVLLMAHFDTVPVDPSRWDYDPFKLTIVGDKGYGRGALDDKSNVAALMLTVRELSRKKLGYKIYYAFTGDEEIGGVNGAAVIAEKLRSNGSIPKYMINADGVGMKVIIRRRKAFGAVIKVPVLKKKTRGKVCRKTFKAEYPVAQHSHAAYFIPGVDTHPLVSASIFVRETNVLVKSIDGVFLKSNVIPPEIVLEYIAPDDKGDEVEYDEGLTLLLKMIVPLTRMPIPTEKPSEYGVSITPNVYTIADGKHSLYLDIRAMLTDKNAIEKELERLKEELFPEIEYSVRSGSGGYLYTSRNSLLVKSFLNALRTAKEPSEVMEGAGASDSRYFTILGVEAVDFGPRGGNIHGDNEYVVISSLKKLPRIYTMVIEDLVKHET encoded by the coding sequence ATGGATATAGTAGATCTCTTAAGGGAACTTGTTGAAATAAAAACCGTTAACGACCCTATTAAAGGAGTGAAGCCCGGTAAAGAAGCTGCAAAGTATATTCATGACACTCTTGTTGACTGGGGTCTTGAACCCGAGATCATTGAGTCCAGTGGCTACTACAGTGTATTCGGGAGCATAGGGGATGGCAGACCTCTTGTGCTCTTGATGGCTCATTTTGATACTGTTCCTGTTGATCCGAGTAGATGGGATTACGATCCCTTTAAATTAACTATAGTTGGCGACAAGGGTTATGGCAGGGGAGCTCTTGATGACAAATCTAATGTCGCGGCACTAATGCTCACAGTTAGGGAGTTGTCTAGGAAGAAACTGGGGTACAAAATATACTATGCTTTCACAGGCGATGAGGAAATAGGCGGAGTCAACGGTGCTGCCGTTATAGCCGAGAAACTCAGAAGCAATGGGTCCATTCCGAAGTATATGATCAATGCTGATGGAGTTGGGATGAAAGTAATTATTCGTAGAAGAAAAGCTTTTGGAGCAGTAATTAAAGTACCTGTTTTGAAGAAGAAAACACGCGGCAAAGTATGTAGAAAAACGTTTAAGGCAGAATACCCTGTGGCGCAGCACTCCCATGCAGCCTACTTTATTCCTGGTGTTGACACTCACCCACTAGTGTCTGCATCAATTTTTGTTAGGGAAACAAATGTACTGGTAAAGAGTATCGATGGAGTATTTTTGAAGTCAAATGTTATACCGCCAGAAATAGTTCTTGAATACATTGCACCCGATGACAAGGGAGATGAAGTAGAGTATGATGAAGGTTTAACTCTACTGCTAAAAATGATAGTACCATTAACACGAATGCCTATACCAACAGAAAAACCTAGTGAATATGGAGTAAGCATTACGCCAAACGTGTATACTATTGCAGATGGCAAGCACAGTCTCTATCTCGATATCAGAGCCATGCTTACCGACAAAAATGCTATTGAAAAAGAGCTTGAGAGACTCAAGGAAGAGCTTTTCCCGGAGATAGAGTATAGTGTACGAAGCGGTTCCGGAGGATACCTTTATACATCAAGGAATTCACTACTAGTCAAATCATTCCTAAACGCCTTAAGAACCGCCAAGGAGCCTTCTGAAGTAATGGAGGGTGCCGGTGCTTCTGACTCAAGATACTTCACAATACTTGGCGTCGAGGCTGTTGATTTTGGCCCACGTGGCGGTAATATTCATGGCGACAATGAATACGTAGTTATTAGCTCCTTAAAGAAGTTACCAAGAATATACACCATGGTTATAGAGGACTTAGTTAAACACGAAACATAA
- a CDS encoding DUF4364 family protein, producing the protein MPKKKTYRSQAGIVYDILKALRDEGELTATRISCYARLPYDRLKPILIKLLEKNLIEEVNVDDKTYYRITSRGLETLEELEKTKKLLEALGLRF; encoded by the coding sequence ATGCCGAAGAAGAAAACATACCGGAGCCAAGCAGGGATCGTCTATGATATACTCAAAGCACTTCGTGACGAGGGAGAACTTACTGCAACAAGAATATCATGCTACGCACGCCTACCCTATGACCGTTTGAAACCAATCCTCATAAAGCTTCTCGAGAAAAATCTCATTGAGGAGGTAAACGTAGATGATAAGACTTACTACAGGATAACAAGTCGTGGCCTCGAAACACTTGAGGAGCTCGAGAAGACAAAGAAGCTCCTTGAAGCTCTTGGGCTAAGGTTTTAG